The Apium graveolens cultivar Ventura unplaced genomic scaffold, ASM990537v1 ctg8851, whole genome shotgun sequence genome has a window encoding:
- the LOC141705378 gene encoding auxin-induced protein 6B-like, with protein MAIRMPLINQAKQILRRSSFSARHTGSKWSDVPKGYCAVYVGEQEKKRFVIPLSFLNISSFQNLLSQAEEEYGFNHPNGGLTIPCREDIFLDLTSRLRGL; from the coding sequence ATGGCTATTCGTATGCCTCTTATTAATCAAGCTAAACAAATTCTTCGACGATCTTCCTTCAGTGCCAGGCACACAGGTTCTAAATGGTCAGATGTACCAAAAGGTTATTGTGCAGTCTATGTTGGAGAACAAGAGAAAAAGCGATTCGTgattccattatcattcttaaacatatcttcttttcagaacttgTTAAGTCAAGCCGAGGAAGAATATGGTTTTAATCATCCAAATGGTGGACTTACAATACCATGCAGAGAGGATATATTCCTTGATCTCACTTCTCGTTTACGGGGATTATGA